A part of Myxococcus landrumus genomic DNA contains:
- a CDS encoding sensor histidine kinase, giving the protein MLRRLLPMLVALLLGLIGLAWGLGYLHRIFATERDDARRSLESRREALEQYARASLAQSLRDRLEAAKPSLEAAVTDPLAPAPGLYLRERGGQVLPRLALHDSGDIAPASERYARLRAGTEVADDQEDPWAERLVRTRAVETALARGDRRASTVALMALLQHRSQYVLASTRDVPGFLVVLELLAERGDPVPQLMHALVRDGLADGKGGRLEGLQRLLLSRRSRFTPADFQFLCERVVALSAKVGAPVADFVSRTHELTSSSLSLPEALTGPVLVRAGWYLEPRGGNQVRGVEVNEEVLLGSLAREMRERGLLDEEGTVELLGDEAVLSLDALPLSVVTPEWAKAETALERRYRLKTGMVVVCAGLALGIAVLAFLAQHRKYRFLELKSDFVATVSHELRTPLASIRLLAETLEWRLTEGTDARDYPSRIVREADGLGFLVENLLSFNRIDKGRWVPRLEPVRLEELVSLLRRDLEGWSKAPVEWEVAVGELSLRADAHLLRLLLSNLARNACAYNTRNPVRLRVEALPGGRVRFSDNGVGIPPKDWERVFGEFVRLQGQGREVPGSGLGLALCRRIMRLHGGDLRVVASSSEGTTFELSFPPTATT; this is encoded by the coding sequence ATGCTCCGCAGGTTGCTGCCCATGCTCGTCGCGCTGCTCCTGGGGCTCATCGGCCTGGCGTGGGGCTTGGGCTATCTCCATCGCATCTTCGCCACCGAGCGTGACGATGCCCGGCGCTCGCTGGAGTCTCGACGCGAGGCGCTGGAGCAGTATGCGCGCGCGTCGTTGGCGCAGTCGCTGCGGGACAGGCTGGAGGCCGCGAAGCCGTCGCTCGAGGCGGCCGTCACGGACCCGCTGGCTCCGGCTCCGGGGCTCTACCTGCGTGAGCGTGGTGGGCAGGTGCTGCCTCGGCTCGCGCTGCACGACTCGGGGGATATCGCTCCCGCCAGCGAGCGCTATGCGCGATTGCGAGCGGGAACCGAGGTGGCGGACGACCAGGAAGACCCGTGGGCGGAGCGGCTCGTGAGGACGCGCGCGGTGGAGACGGCGCTCGCGCGAGGGGACCGCCGTGCATCCACGGTGGCGCTGATGGCGCTGCTCCAGCATCGCTCGCAATATGTGCTGGCCTCCACGCGGGACGTGCCGGGCTTCCTCGTGGTGTTGGAGTTGTTGGCGGAGCGGGGAGACCCGGTGCCGCAGTTGATGCACGCGCTGGTGCGTGATGGCCTGGCGGATGGGAAGGGAGGCAGGTTGGAGGGGCTCCAGCGCTTGTTGTTGTCGCGGCGCTCGCGCTTCACACCCGCGGACTTCCAGTTCCTGTGCGAGCGGGTGGTGGCGCTCTCCGCGAAGGTGGGAGCGCCCGTGGCTGACTTCGTGTCGCGCACGCACGAGTTGACGTCGAGCTCGCTGTCGCTGCCGGAGGCCCTCACGGGCCCGGTGCTGGTGCGCGCGGGGTGGTACCTGGAGCCGCGCGGCGGCAATCAGGTGCGCGGTGTGGAGGTGAACGAGGAGGTGCTCCTGGGGTCGCTCGCGCGGGAGATGCGAGAGCGAGGGCTGTTGGACGAGGAGGGGACGGTGGAGCTGCTGGGGGATGAGGCCGTGCTCTCACTGGATGCGTTGCCGCTGTCGGTGGTGACGCCGGAGTGGGCGAAGGCGGAGACTGCGCTGGAGCGACGCTACCGCTTGAAGACGGGCATGGTGGTGGTGTGCGCGGGGCTGGCCCTGGGCATCGCCGTGCTCGCGTTCCTCGCGCAGCATCGCAAGTACCGCTTCCTGGAGTTGAAGAGCGACTTCGTGGCCACGGTGTCGCACGAGCTGCGCACGCCGCTGGCGTCCATCCGCTTGCTGGCGGAGACGCTCGAGTGGCGGCTCACGGAGGGCACGGATGCGCGGGACTACCCATCGCGCATCGTCCGCGAGGCGGATGGGCTGGGCTTCCTGGTGGAGAACCTGCTGTCCTTCAACCGCATCGACAAGGGGCGATGGGTGCCTCGGTTGGAGCCGGTGCGACTGGAGGAATTGGTGTCGCTGCTGCGCAGGGACCTGGAGGGCTGGTCCAAGGCCCCGGTGGAGTGGGAGGTGGCGGTGGGCGAGTTGTCCCTGCGCGCCGATGCCCATCTCTTGCGCCTGCTGCTCTCCAACCTCGCGCGCAATGCCTGTGCGTACAACACGCGCAACCCCGTGCGCCTGCGCGTGGAGGCGCTGCCGGGTGGGCGGGTGCGCTTCTCGGACAACGGCGTGGGCATTCCTCCGAAGGACTGGGAGCGTGTCTTCGGGGAGTTCGTCCGCTTGCAGGGCCAGGGGCGTGAAGTCCCAGGCAGCGGCCTGGGCCTGGCGTTGTGCCGCCGCATCATGCGCCTTCACGGCGGCGACCTTCGTGTGGTGGCCTCCAGTTCCGAGGGCACCACCTTCGAGCTCTCTTTTCCCCCCACCGCGACGACATGA
- a CDS encoding response regulator transcription factor: protein MTSTQPTILLVEDDPNLRLALRDSLEHQGGYAVEEAATVREAREHLSGRTFQLILLDVMLPDGDGYSLCKALRDEGNTSPVLMLTARTLEDDIVRGFEVGAQDYLGKPYRLRELLARVGALVRRSGASAPAKQLRFGGYRVDLDRRKVDSPEGAQVELTRTEFDLLAFLVRERERVLRRDDILDAVWGRDIVVDPHTVDNFVSSLKKKLGWTSASRFAIQTVRGVGYRMEIESP from the coding sequence ATGACCTCGACACAGCCGACGATTCTTCTCGTGGAGGACGACCCGAACCTGCGGCTCGCGCTGCGTGACAGCCTGGAGCACCAGGGCGGCTACGCGGTGGAAGAGGCCGCCACGGTGCGAGAGGCCCGCGAGCATCTCTCGGGTCGCACCTTCCAGCTCATCCTCCTGGACGTCATGTTGCCGGACGGGGATGGCTACTCCTTGTGCAAGGCGCTGCGAGATGAAGGCAACACATCGCCGGTGTTGATGCTCACCGCGCGCACGCTGGAAGACGACATCGTGCGTGGTTTCGAGGTGGGGGCGCAGGACTACCTGGGCAAGCCCTATCGGCTGCGTGAGTTGCTTGCGCGAGTGGGGGCGCTGGTGCGCCGCTCCGGGGCGAGTGCTCCGGCGAAGCAGCTCCGCTTCGGCGGGTATCGAGTGGACCTGGACCGCCGCAAGGTGGATTCGCCCGAGGGGGCGCAGGTGGAACTGACGCGCACGGAGTTCGACCTGCTGGCGTTCCTGGTGCGCGAGCGCGAGCGCGTGCTGCGGCGGGACGACATCCTGGATGCGGTGTGGGGGCGCGATATCGTCGTGGACCCTCACACCGTGGACAACTTCGTCTCCAGCTTGAAGAAGAAGCTCGGGTGGACGAGCGCCTCGCGCTTCGCCATCCAGACGGTGCGCGGCGTGGGCTACCGCATGGAGATTGAGTCGCCCTGA
- a CDS encoding alpha/beta hydrolase → MPRLRRMLTLLLSILAIAYLGLCVAAFAFQRSLLYPAPKAPMPLPASEGFRRLPLAGEAFVDLLHLPGPKGAPTVVHFHGNAEQLLDQLDLGAVMNQNGLGFMAVEYPGYGASPGHPTEEGIYEAAEAALAVLKAQGVPPELTVLSGRSLGTGVAVEMARRGHGARIMLVSPYTSIPEVAGGLFPFLPASLLVRDQFDSSAKAPDIGLPVLIIHGEEDTLIPVALGRRLGTRFPRATVETVPGAGHNDVLERSGLERVLRMAAFALAGR, encoded by the coding sequence ATGCCCCGTCTCCGCCGCATGCTCACGCTCCTGCTCTCCATTCTCGCCATCGCCTACCTCGGCCTGTGTGTGGCGGCGTTCGCGTTCCAGCGCTCCTTGCTCTATCCCGCGCCGAAGGCACCGATGCCATTGCCCGCATCGGAAGGCTTCCGTCGCTTGCCGCTGGCAGGAGAGGCCTTCGTTGACCTGTTGCATCTACCGGGGCCCAAGGGAGCGCCGACGGTGGTGCACTTCCATGGGAACGCAGAGCAGTTGTTGGACCAGCTCGACCTGGGCGCGGTGATGAACCAGAACGGGCTGGGCTTCATGGCCGTCGAGTACCCGGGGTACGGCGCGTCGCCAGGGCATCCGACGGAGGAGGGCATCTACGAAGCCGCGGAGGCGGCGCTCGCGGTGTTGAAGGCGCAGGGCGTGCCACCGGAGCTCACGGTGCTCAGTGGCCGCAGCCTGGGCACGGGCGTGGCGGTGGAGATGGCGCGGCGGGGACACGGCGCACGCATCATGTTGGTGTCGCCGTACACTTCCATCCCAGAAGTGGCGGGGGGGCTGTTTCCCTTCCTCCCCGCGTCGTTGCTGGTGAGAGACCAGTTCGATTCGAGCGCGAAGGCGCCGGACATCGGCCTGCCGGTACTCATCATCCACGGAGAGGAGGACACACTCATCCCGGTGGCGCTGGGGCGCAGGTTGGGGACGCGCTTCCCGCGCGCCACCGTGGAGACGGTGCCCGGGGCAGGGCACAACGACGTGCTGGAGCGCTCGGGGTTGGAGCGAGTCCTGCGCATGGCGGCGTTCGCTCTCGCTGGAAGGTGA
- a CDS encoding CBS domain-containing protein — MKVEEIMSENPVTCLVDTGIEQAARWMVECDCGALPIIDVDNRPIGVITDRDITCRIVAKGKDPSMCNVRDAMSTPAATVYRDTTLEDCLELMEQNQVRRMVVLDDDGTVCGMVAQADLVKQLSAEETSELMREISVDTAAPSQVH, encoded by the coding sequence ATGAAGGTCGAAGAAATCATGTCCGAGAACCCCGTCACCTGCCTGGTCGACACGGGCATCGAACAGGCGGCGCGGTGGATGGTGGAGTGCGACTGCGGGGCCTTGCCCATCATCGATGTGGATAACAGACCCATCGGCGTCATCACGGACCGGGACATCACCTGCCGCATCGTCGCGAAGGGGAAGGACCCGTCCATGTGCAACGTGCGTGATGCGATGTCCACGCCCGCGGCCACGGTGTACCGGGATACGACGCTGGAAGACTGTCTGGAGTTGATGGAGCAGAACCAGGTCCGTCGCATGGTGGTGCTCGACGACGACGGGACGGTCTGCGGCATGGTGGCGCAGGCGGACCTGGTGAAGCAGCTCAGCGCGGAGGAGACCTCGGAGCTGATGCGGGAGATCTCCGTGGATACGGCCGCGCCGTCACAGGTGCACTGA